Part of the Apilactobacillus apisilvae genome is shown below.
CAAAGTAACTACCAATTACCATGATTGCTAATACATAACCAACAATTGTAATCGCTGCTGGTAATGCAACATCATATATTTTGCGATAGAACTGATTGGTTACTCGTTGATAATTAGGTGATAACGCTAATAAGAACGAAGGTAAGCCTACCATAACGGTATTAATTGGCGTTAACTGGATTGGCTGAAATGGATAACTATAACTAGTAATGAATAAGAATAGCACCGTTAAAGCTAAGGAAAACATTGTCTTAATCAAATATAGAGAAGCAACACTACTAATGTTATTAATTACACGGCGACCTTCTCCAAGGACATTAACCATTGCTGAAAAATTAGAGTTAATCAATACAAAGTCAGCAATTCCTTTAGTACTTTCACTTCCGGAAGCCATGGCAACCCCACAATTAGCTTGCTTCATCGCCAACATATCGTTGACTCCATCACCAGTCATCGCTACTGTATGACCATTGGATTGATAAGCTTGAATCAAGCGTTTCTTTTGCTTAGGTGTAACTCGACCAAAAATGGTATATTTTTTAACCAATGTACGATAATCACTGTCATCAGAAACTTTTGACATATCTAATAATTTATCACTATTAACTAGCCCCACTCGGCTACCAATATTACTTACTGTTTTAGGGTCATCCCCTGAAATAATATTCAAATCAGTATCTTGGCTTCTAAAATAAGCTAAAGTATCAGCTGCATCACTACGAATTTCATCACTAATTAAAATCAAACCTAGTAATACTATATTCTCAAGTGGTGATTGAACTTCACCATTTACTTTAACTAAAGATAAAACACGATATCCCTTTGAAGTGTAACTATCAATTTTTTGTTGAACTGCATCATCCATGTTAGAAAGTACAAATTGAGGAGCCCCCATTACATAATTACCATTTTCAAATTGTGCTCCACTCCATTTTTTATCAGAAGAAAATGGAATTCCCTTAATTAAAGGCCAATTTGGATTATCAATTGCTTTTTTAATGGCCGAAGATGTTTCATTATCATCATCACTAGCATAGACAATGCCACCTAAGGCAGCTTTCATTTCATCTTCACTTGCATCATTCATAGGTAAAACATCTTCAAATTTTAATTTACCAGTTGTAATTGTTCCAGTTTTATCCAAACAAATGGTATCAACACGAGCTAAAGTTTCGATAGC
Proteins encoded:
- a CDS encoding HAD-IC family P-type ATPase, with amino-acid sequence MAEQVNSQQGLTESKANELYQKGLHNSKRKDFTLSVPQILKNNTFTLFNIINIVLALMVLYTGDYKNLLFLVVAIANTVIGSIQEIRSKHQLDKMAILSESKVRVIRDGSIKELDADQIVLGDVILLSHGNQVPIDGQVMTATGLQVDESQITGETKSIAKQEGDEITSGSFILSGSARILATKVGDDTFVNRMESEVNQTDKHSDSKMLHTINKIIQILTFIIVPLGITLLTTKLLSGDDMNKAILGMVASMIGMIPEGLVLLSSVTLAVSAMKLAKKKVLVRDLSAIETLARVDTICLDKTGTITTGKLKFEDVLPMNDASEDEMKAALGGIVYASDDDNETSSAIKKAIDNPNWPLIKGIPFSSDKKWSGAQFENGNYVMGAPQFVLSNMDDAVQQKIDSYTSKGYRVLSLVKVNGEVQSPLENIVLLGLILISDEIRSDAADTLAYFRSQDTDLNIISGDDPKTVSNIGSRVGLVNSDKLLDMSKVSDDSDYRTLVKKYTIFGRVTPKQKKRLIQAYQSNGHTVAMTGDGVNDMLAMKQANCGVAMASGSESTKGIADFVLINSNFSAMVNVLGEGRRVINNISSVASLYLIKTMFSLALTVLFLFITSYSYPFQPIQLTPINTVMVGLPSFLLALSPNYQRVTNQFYRKIYDVALPAAITIVGYVLAIMVIGSYFDFNYMQRATLSILVTGVIYWLALFMVSKPFNKIKLTIIIPTIVIFAMIFVFFNRIFSLVSIFDYPINMHAIIIVATALPVFFLVTSIVKRIVKKVSQMRKKRLG